A single Fundidesulfovibrio soli DNA region contains:
- the purF gene encoding amidophosphoribosyltransferase, with protein MKKEYCGLFGIYGHPEAARMTYFGLYALQHRGQESAGIVTWDGELIREQKGMGLVADVFNERHLGKELKGNIAVGHIRYSTTGASLLRNAQPFLVRFGDWRLAIAHNGNLVNTMELRAELEASGSIFQTTMDSEIFVHLIAKHLNGGTIEDAVIKACQRVKGSYSLLILANDKLIAVRDPHGIRPLALGRLDDAYVISSESCAFDLIEAEYLRTVEAGEMLVVQGNCLRTFRISEPKPAKRCIFELVYFARPDSVVFGEVVYSCRKQMGQALALEAPVDADYVMPFPDSGVYAAVGYAQQSGLPFEVAMVRNHYVGRTFIQPSQSMRDFSVRVKLNPVRSLIKNKRIIIVEDSIVRGTTIRTRVKKLRELGAREIHMRVSCPPIKFPCFYGIDFSSKGELIAANHSVEDIARYIGLDSLHYLSIGGLLDSVGADREHHKYCLACFDGNYVIPPCAEGGKLCMDEQNALTW; from the coding sequence ATGAAGAAAGAGTACTGCGGACTGTTCGGCATCTACGGCCACCCCGAGGCCGCGCGCATGACCTATTTCGGCCTCTACGCCCTGCAGCACAGGGGGCAGGAGTCGGCCGGCATCGTCACCTGGGACGGGGAGCTGATCCGCGAGCAGAAGGGCATGGGTCTGGTGGCCGACGTGTTCAACGAACGCCACCTGGGCAAGGAGCTCAAGGGCAACATCGCCGTGGGCCACATCCGCTACTCCACCACCGGGGCCTCCCTGCTGCGCAACGCGCAGCCCTTCCTGGTGCGCTTCGGGGACTGGCGCCTGGCCATCGCCCACAACGGCAACCTGGTGAACACCATGGAGCTGCGCGCTGAGCTGGAGGCTTCGGGCTCCATCTTCCAGACCACCATGGACTCCGAAATTTTCGTGCACCTCATCGCCAAGCACCTGAACGGCGGCACCATCGAGGACGCCGTGATCAAGGCCTGCCAGCGCGTGAAGGGCTCCTATTCCCTGCTGATCCTGGCCAACGACAAGCTCATCGCCGTACGCGACCCCCACGGCATCCGCCCCCTGGCCCTGGGCCGCCTGGACGACGCCTACGTGATCTCCTCCGAATCCTGCGCCTTCGACCTCATCGAGGCCGAGTACCTGCGCACGGTCGAGGCCGGCGAGATGCTCGTGGTGCAGGGCAACTGCCTGCGCACCTTCCGCATCAGCGAGCCCAAGCCCGCCAAGCGCTGCATCTTCGAACTGGTCTATTTCGCCCGGCCGGACTCCGTGGTCTTCGGGGAGGTGGTCTACTCCTGCCGCAAGCAGATGGGCCAGGCCCTGGCCCTGGAAGCCCCCGTGGACGCCGACTACGTGATGCCCTTCCCGGACTCGGGGGTCTACGCCGCCGTGGGCTACGCCCAGCAGTCCGGCCTGCCCTTTGAGGTGGCCATGGTGCGCAACCACTACGTCGGCCGCACATTCATCCAGCCCTCGCAGTCCATGCGGGACTTCTCCGTGCGCGTGAAGCTGAACCCCGTGCGCTCGCTCATCAAGAACAAGCGCATCATCATCGTGGAAGACTCCATCGTGCGCGGAACCACCATCCGCACCCGCGTGAAGAAGCTGCGGGAGCTGGGCGCGCGCGAGATCCACATGCGCGTGAGCTGCCCGCCCATCAAGTTTCCCTGCTTCTACGGCATCGACTTCTCCTCCAAGGGCGAGCTGATCGCGGCCAATCACTCCGTGGAGGATATCGCCCGCTACATCGGGCTGGACAGCCTGCACTACCTCTCCATCGGCGGCCTGCTGGACTCCGTGGGCGCGGACAGGGAGCACCACAAGTACTGCCTGGCCTGCTTCGACGGCAATTACGTGATCCCTCCCTGCGCCGAGGGCGGCAAGCTCTGCATGGACGAGCAGAACGCCCTGACCTGGTAG